A window of Thermoanaerobaculia bacterium contains these coding sequences:
- a CDS encoding AMP-binding protein — MTDYAWTPPADARRRFRVGELLTRLGGKKSEVRDEIDGIDWIGRRIATAGADPARFWPEVVDHLDIPFTAPFREVVDLSRGPQWADWFVGGELNLAAACIDRPARGSGADRAAIVAVREDGVVAALSRRELAAEVARCAAALARAGIVAGDRVAAFMPTSAEVAIQMFATIRLGAIFVPVFSGFGAEALAERLRDCEAKLLFTADTSFRRGEPVPILPAARRAAGASPSVGQIVVVERSGAAALGEREISWQEFLGPKVEPRAALSFPAMHPALLLYTSGTTGRPKGTVHSHAGTLVNTAKEHGYAFDLRADDVFFWLTDIGWMMGPWLLIGGLFHGATVVLFEGAIDWPTPERLWEICAAHGVSILGVSPTAVRLLRKLDAAPRGHDLSRLRILGSTGEAWDEASWHWFFREAGGERCPVINISGGTDLMGCWLSPTPLHPLKPASLGGPGLGMSVDVWNEAGESVRGEVGYLVATRPAPSMTRGLWKDPARYLESYWSKWPGIWNHGDWATVDGDGQWFLRGRADDTLKIAGKRLGPSEVEGALIATGMVSEAAAIGIPDELKGEAIAAFVVLRPGVEPTEELRTALAAAVADQLGKVARPREVRFVGDLPKTRSAKILRRVVRAVRLGETGLGDLSTLANPEAIDAVRQAF, encoded by the coding sequence ATGACCGACTACGCCTGGACGCCCCCAGCCGACGCCCGCCGCCGGTTCCGGGTCGGGGAGCTCCTGACCCGGCTCGGCGGCAAGAAGAGCGAGGTCCGCGATGAGATCGACGGCATCGACTGGATCGGTCGCCGTATCGCGACTGCGGGCGCCGACCCCGCCCGGTTCTGGCCGGAAGTCGTCGACCATCTCGACATTCCGTTCACGGCTCCGTTTCGCGAGGTCGTCGATCTCTCGCGGGGCCCGCAGTGGGCCGACTGGTTCGTCGGTGGCGAACTGAACCTCGCTGCCGCCTGCATCGACCGGCCGGCTCGGGGGAGCGGGGCGGATCGCGCGGCGATCGTCGCGGTGCGCGAAGACGGTGTCGTCGCTGCACTCTCGCGCCGCGAGCTCGCGGCGGAGGTCGCGCGTTGTGCCGCGGCGCTCGCCCGCGCCGGCATCGTCGCCGGCGATCGCGTCGCCGCCTTCATGCCGACCTCGGCGGAGGTGGCGATCCAGATGTTCGCCACGATCCGTCTCGGCGCGATATTCGTCCCGGTCTTTTCCGGCTTCGGCGCCGAAGCGCTCGCTGAGCGGCTGCGCGACTGCGAGGCGAAGCTCCTCTTCACTGCCGATACGAGCTTCCGCCGCGGCGAGCCGGTGCCGATTCTGCCGGCCGCGCGCCGCGCGGCAGGCGCGTCGCCGTCGGTCGGGCAGATCGTCGTCGTCGAGCGTTCTGGAGCGGCTGCCCTGGGCGAGCGCGAGATCTCCTGGCAGGAGTTTCTCGGGCCGAAGGTCGAGCCCCGAGCGGCGCTGTCGTTCCCGGCGATGCATCCGGCGCTGCTGCTCTACACCTCCGGCACAACCGGCCGTCCCAAGGGCACCGTCCACTCGCACGCCGGAACGCTGGTCAATACCGCGAAGGAACACGGCTACGCCTTCGACCTGCGCGCCGACGACGTCTTCTTCTGGCTCACCGACATCGGCTGGATGATGGGGCCCTGGCTGCTCATCGGCGGCCTCTTCCACGGCGCCACCGTGGTGCTCTTCGAAGGCGCGATCGACTGGCCGACACCCGAACGTCTATGGGAAATCTGCGCCGCGCACGGGGTGTCGATCCTCGGCGTCTCGCCTACGGCGGTGCGCCTGCTGCGCAAGCTCGATGCGGCACCGCGCGGCCACGACCTCTCGCGCCTGCGGATTCTCGGCTCGACCGGCGAAGCGTGGGACGAGGCTTCGTGGCACTGGTTCTTCCGCGAGGCCGGCGGCGAGCGCTGCCCGGTGATCAACATCTCCGGCGGCACCGACCTCATGGGATGCTGGTTGTCGCCGACGCCACTGCATCCGTTGAAACCGGCGAGTCTCGGTGGCCCGGGCCTCGGCATGTCGGTCGATGTCTGGAACGAAGCGGGCGAGAGCGTCCGCGGCGAGGTCGGCTATCTCGTCGCCACCCGGCCGGCGCCGTCGATGACCCGCGGGCTTTGGAAGGACCCGGCTCGCTATCTCGAAAGCTACTGGTCGAAGTGGCCTGGAATCTGGAACCATGGCGACTGGGCGACCGTCGACGGCGACGGGCAGTGGTTTCTGCGCGGGCGCGCCGACGACACGCTGAAGATCGCCGGCAAACGCCTGGGTCCGTCGGAGGTCGAGGGCGCGTTGATCGCCACCGGCATGGTGAGCGAAGCGGCGGCGATCGGCATCCCGGACGAGCTCAAAGGAGAGGCGATCGCCGCCTTCGTCGTCCTCCGGCCGGGCGTCGAGCCGACCGAAGAGTTGCGAACCGCGCTCGCCGCCGCGGTGGCCGATCAGTTGGGAAAGGTCGCCCGGCCGAGGGAAGTGCGCTTCGTCGGCGATCTGCCGAAGACCCGCAGTGCCAAGATTCTGCGCCGCGTCGTGCGCGCCGTCCGGCTCGGCGAGACCGGCCTCGGCGATCTCTCGACTCTCGCCAATCCCGAAGCGATCGACGCGGTGCGACAGGCGTTCTGA